From the genome of Campylobacter magnus, one region includes:
- the rarD gene encoding EamA family transporter RarD, which produces MNKEQKGIAFALSTFFMWGVFPIYFKLLADVGAVQVLAHRILWSAIILFGLLYFSSKLRQVFRLLSIKKVALNLLASGVLISINWGVFIWAVERGQILETSLGYFINPLFSILLGAIFLKERLSKASKISLFIVVIAICIQIYDLGSLPFISLILPASFAFYGLIRKKVRVPSTHGLFVETMLTLPFALGFLLYLWSVGEARLDFDSTGFLLAFSGVVTILPLLTFNSAAKYLRLSTLGFFQYLSPSISFLVAIFLYNEPLGMLKLASFMLIWASLAINIIYNLKKH; this is translated from the coding sequence ATGAATAAGGAGCAAAAAGGCATTGCCTTTGCGCTTAGCACATTTTTTATGTGGGGCGTTTTTCCTATCTATTTCAAGCTTTTAGCAGATGTGGGTGCGGTGCAGGTGCTGGCTCACCGTATCCTGTGGTCAGCGATTATTCTTTTTGGCTTGCTTTATTTTAGCAGCAAACTACGCCAAGTCTTTCGCCTGCTCTCTATAAAAAAAGTAGCTCTAAATCTACTAGCAAGCGGCGTGTTAATTAGCATTAACTGGGGCGTTTTCATCTGGGCGGTGGAGCGTGGGCAGATACTAGAAACCAGCCTAGGATATTTTATAAATCCGCTTTTTAGTATTTTGCTTGGTGCTATTTTTTTAAAAGAGCGACTTAGCAAGGCTAGCAAAATCTCGCTTTTTATCGTAGTTATCGCAATTTGCATTCAAATCTACGACCTTGGCAGCCTGCCTTTTATTTCGCTCATACTGCCAGCAAGCTTTGCTTTTTATGGGCTAATTCGCAAAAAAGTGCGAGTGCCTAGCACGCATGGGCTTTTTGTAGAGACTATGCTTACCTTGCCTTTTGCGCTTGGGTTTTTGCTGTATTTGTGGAGCGTGGGAGAAGCAAGGCTGGATTTTGATAGCACAGGATTTTTGCTAGCTTTTAGCGGGGTGGTGACCATACTGCCGCTGCTGACCTTTAATAGCGCGGCAAAATACTTGCGCCTTAGCACACTGGGATTTTTTCAGTATTTAAGCCCTAGCATTAGCTTTTTGGTGGCAATTTTTTTGTATAATGAGCCACTTGGCATGCTAAAACTTGCTAGCTTTATGCTTATTTGGGCAAGTTTAGCAATAAATATAATTTATAATCTTAAAAAGCATTAG
- the pgsA gene encoding CDP-diacylglycerol--glycerol-3-phosphate 3-phosphatidyltransferase, giving the protein MKNLNLPNAIASVRILLAPLFLFLLLQTKSTDDAGAISWLNYFAALVFSIASISDFFDGYIARAWDQRTKLGEILDPLADKMLILGAFLGLAMIDRANVWAVYIILVREFFITGFRVVLASENISIKANFAGKLKTTFQMIAVGFLTMQWVFGELLLWIAVALTLYSGATYIISYAKHK; this is encoded by the coding sequence ATGAAAAACCTTAATCTACCAAACGCAATAGCAAGTGTTAGAATACTACTTGCGCCTTTGTTTTTGTTTTTACTGCTTCAAACAAAAAGCACAGATGATGCTGGGGCGATTTCGTGGCTAAATTATTTTGCTGCACTTGTTTTTAGCATCGCTAGTATAAGCGATTTTTTTGATGGCTATATCGCTAGGGCTTGGGATCAGCGAACTAAGCTTGGAGAGATTTTAGATCCGCTGGCTGATAAAATGCTGATTTTGGGCGCATTTTTGGGACTTGCGATGATTGATAGGGCAAATGTCTGGGCTGTTTATATCATACTTGTGCGTGAGTTTTTTATAACAGGTTTTCGTGTGGTCTTAGCAAGTGAGAATATCAGCATCAAAGCTAACTTTGCTGGCAAGCTAAAAACTACTTTTCAAATGATAGCTGTGGGTTTTTTGACCATGCAGTGGGTCTTTGGTGAGCTGCTGCTGTGGATAGCGGTGGCTCTTACTCTATACTCAGGCGCTACTTATATAATAAGCTACGCAAAGCACAAATAG